The region GCTCTTCGCCGGCCCGGACGGCCTCGGCGTGCCGGGGATCCTGCTCGCGCTGGGTGCACCCACGCTGCTCGCCGCCGGGACCGCGCTGCTCGTCACCCGCCTGCGGGGCAACGGCCCCCGCCTCGACCTGGGGCTGAGCGTGCGTGCCCGGGACCTCGGGATCGGTCTGGCCCTCGGCTTCGGCGGGCTGCTGCTGAGCATTCCCGCGTCGCTGGTCTACGCGGCCGTGGTCGGGCCGGAACAGGCCACGTCCACCGTCGGGCAGATCTTCGACGGCGTGCGGGTCGGCTGGCCGATCGCCGTCCTGGTGTTCCTGCTGGTGGTGGTCGTCGCACCGATCTGTGAGGAGATCGTCTACCGCGGGCTGCTCTGGGGTGCGGTGGAGAAGCTCGGCGCCAACCGATGGGTCGCCTTCCTGATCACCACGCTGCTCTTCGCCATGGCCCACTTCGAGCTGACCCGCACGCCGTTGCTGCTGGTCGTCGCGCTCCCGATCGGGCTGGCCCGGGCGATCACCGGGCGGCTCCCGGCCGGGATCGTCGCCCACGCCGTGAACAACCTGCTGCCCGGGCTCGCGCTCGCCCTGGCGCTGACGGGCGCGCTGCCCGCGGTCTGAAAGCCCGGCGCGGGGGGCGATCCGCAGGTGGTGGGGTCGTCCGCCCGCGGGGGCGTCTGGCACAATGGTCGATCGGGTCCGCGGCTGGCCCTCTACCGTGCCGCGGCCGAACATCTCGAGTGAGCGAAGCCGTACCCCCACGCGGGACTGAGCTGACTCAACAGCAGCACTACCCGATCCGCGAGGAGTACCGAACAGCGTGGCCGTCAAGATCAAGCTGATGCGTCTGGGCAAGATCCGTC is a window of Pseudonocardia sp. T1-2H DNA encoding:
- a CDS encoding CPBP family intramembrane glutamic endopeptidase, which encodes MGIPDGDGQTIGPGSQQLPPGGYRYGPPPPRPGAPVIHGWPHPLPVAPASDPSPEPAPEPRPPHRWGLGAYLLVEVVFLGASFLVSALFAGPDGLGVPGILLALGAPTLLAAGTALLVTRLRGNGPRLDLGLSVRARDLGIGLALGFGGLLLSIPASLVYAAVVGPEQATSTVGQIFDGVRVGWPIAVLVFLLVVVVAPICEEIVYRGLLWGAVEKLGANRWVAFLITTLLFAMAHFELTRTPLLLVVALPIGLARAITGRLPAGIVAHAVNNLLPGLALALALTGALPAV